A region of Betta splendens chromosome 13, fBetSpl5.4, whole genome shotgun sequence DNA encodes the following proteins:
- the LOC114868439 gene encoding extracellular calcium-sensing receptor-like, translating to MCFTIDEINNSTELLPGISLGYEMYNTCGSITKSVKAALALSNGNKAVSASSKDPCTKPAQVQAIIGETSSSPSLVIATVIGPFHIPQISPFATCACLSDKSKYPSFLRTIPSDYYQSRALAQLVKHFGWTWVGAIRSNNDYGNDGMNTFTKTAQQLGICVEYSLTFFRTDPPSKIQMIINLLKDSTSKVIVAFVSHMDMELLTRELSFQNMTGYQWVGSESWMVDSKTAEVDKHHILDGAIGLSIPKAHVRGMKEFILDIKPIHYSSNDIFTEFWETLFSCTFKESNSSAVNLKQCTGHEDLTGVKHGFTDMSLMPIFNNVYKGVYAVAHALHEILHCNDTCIYNVHLDPFRVLQHIRKINLITKEGHEVYFNEDGDPPAKYEIINWQPTENGVVDFVTVGLYDASLPADKQLSLQNKTLIWTQNSTQIPVSICSDKCSPGTCKVLQKRKPVCCYDCIRCAEGEISNTTDSVTCVQCPPEFWSNDRRDECVKKEAEFLSYEEMMGALLTAASLCGTCMTAIVAFIFFTYRKTPIVRANNSELSFLLLFSLTLCFLCSLTFMGRPSEWSCMLRHTAFGITFVLCMSCVLGKTVVVLMAFRTSLPGSNVMKWFGPTQQRLSVLIFTLIQVVICVLWLMTSPPFPFKNLKVVKDRIILECALGSAVGFWAVLGYIGFLSLFCFVLAFLTRKLPDNFNEAKFITFSMLIFCAVWLTFIPAYVSSPGKFSVAVEIFAILASSYGLLICIFFPKCYIILLKPEKNTKNNVIGKVAPMST from the exons ATGTGTTTTACTATTGATGAGATCAATAACAGCACAGAGCTACTACCTGGAATCTCTCTGGGTTATGAAATGTATAATACTTGTGGCTCCATCACTAAAAGTGTGAAGGCTGCATTGGCCTTGTCTAATGGTAATAAAGCTGTGTCTGCATCCTCAAAGGATCCATGTACTAAACCTGCACAAGTGCAGGCAATAATTGGAGAGACGTCATCCTCTCCTAGCTTGGTTATAGCTACTGTAATAGGACCCTTTCATATCCCACAG ATCAGCCCTTTTGCCACCTGTGCTTGTCTCAGTGATAAATCCAAGTACCCATCCTTCCTCAGAACAATACCCAGCGACTactatcagagcagagctctggcCCAGCTGGTCAAACACTTTGGTTGGACTTGGGTTGGAGCTATTAGGAGCAACAATGATTACGGCAATGATGGCATGAATACATtcacaaaaacagcacagcaACTGGGAATCTGTGTGGAGTATTCTTTAACTTTTTTCAGGACAGATCCACCAAGTAAGATACAAATGATAATAAACCTTCTTAAGGATTCCACCTCTAAGGTTATTGTTGCGTTTGTCTCCCACATGGATATGGAGTTGCTAACACGTGAGCTGTCCTTTCAGAACATGACTGGGTATCAGTGGGTTGGCAGTGAAAGCTGGATGGTTGATTCAAAAACTGCAGAAGTGGATAAACATCATATTTTGGATGGTGCCATAGGTCTGTCCATACCCAAAGCACACGTTAGAGGAATGAAAGAGTTTATATTAGACATTAAGCCAATTCATTATTCAAGCAATGACATTTTCACAGAATTCTGGGAAACGTTATTCAGTTGTACTTTTAAAGAGTCAAATTCATCAGCAGTAAATTTGAAACAGTGTACTGGACATGAAGATTTAACTGGAGTGAAACACGGCTTTACTGATATGTCACTTATGCCCATATTCAACAATGTCTATAAAGGAGTGTATGCTGTGGCCCATGCACTTCATGAAATACTTCATTGTAATGATACATGTATCTACAATGTGCATCTAGACCCATTCAGg GTTTTACAGCACATCAGAAAGATTAATTTAATAACAAAGGAAGGACATGAAGTTTACTTCAATGAGGATGGAGATCCACCTGCAAAGTATGAAATTATAAACTGGCAGCCAACAGAAAATGGTGTTGTTGACTTTGTCACAGTTGGTCTCTATGATGCATCtttacctgcagacaaacagctgagtcTGCAAAATAAGACTTTAATCTGGACCCAGAACTCAACACAG ATTCCTGTGTCAATATGCAGTGACAAATGTTCCCCAGGAACTTGTAAGGTTCTCCAGAAAAGAAAGCCTGTCTGCTGCTATGACTGTATAAGATGTGCAGAGGGAGAAATAAGCAACACCACAG ACTCTGTCACTTGTGTTCAATGTCCACCTGAATTCTGGTCAAATGACAGAAGAGATGAATGTgtaaagaaggaggcagagtttctatcctatgaagaaatgatgggagcactgctcactgcagcatctttatgTGGAACATGCATGACTGCTATTGTGgccttcattttcttcacatacaggaaaactcctattgtcagggccaacaactctgagctgagcttcctgctgctcttctccttgactctgtgcttcctgtgttctctgaccttcatgggtcgaccctctgagtggtcctgcatgctgagacacacagcattcGGCATCACCTTTGTCCTCTGTATGTCTTGTGTTCTGGGGAAAACTGTGGTGGTGCTAATGGCCTTCAGAACTTCACTTCCAGGCAGTAATGTGATGAAGTGGTTTggaccaacacagcagagactcagtgttcTGATCTTCACTCTCATACAGGTTGTAATATGTGTCCTGTGGTTAAtgacttctcctccttttccatttaAGAACTTGAAGGTAGTCAAAGACAGAATCATCTTAGAAtgtgctctgggctcagctgtagGGTTCTGGGCTGTACTTGGCTACATaggttttctgtctctcttctgttttgttcttGCTTTTCTGACTCGAAAACTGCCTGAtaactttaatgaggccaagTTCATCACCTTTAGTATGTtgatattctgtgcagtgtggcTCACTTTTATTCCAGCTTATGTCAGCTCTCCTGGAAAGTTCAGTGTTGCTGTGGAGATATTTGCTATTCTGGCTTCTAGTTATGGGTTGTTGATATGTATATTTTTTCCAAAATGTTACATTATCCTACTGAaaccagagaaaaacacaaaaaataatgtaataGGAAAGGTGGCACCAATGAGTACCTAA